In Rhipicephalus sanguineus isolate Rsan-2018 chromosome 1, BIME_Rsan_1.4, whole genome shotgun sequence, the DNA window CCTTACCGCAACAATTTTTCAAATTTGTGCTTTATTAACCATGTTAGAAGTTGAACTGCCCTGTTAATGCCTCCAGGAGGAGAGTTTCACTGCCCGAGCCCACACTCTTCCCCTTTGCTTTGGCTTGCATCCCCAAGTGGCATAACCCTCTTGAATTCTCTGAAGTGCCTGTGGAAAGGGAACTTGTCATGTTGATGTGACGTGCTGAACCTCCTTTTTGCTTCTTGGCGCACTTGCAGTGGCATTGTTGCATGCTTTGCATTGGACTAAAAACCGAAGTCAAGCGTCATGGTCAGCAACGTTTCAAGCCCGCTCTGGCTGCATGTGGAATGCAACTTCAGACAAGCAATGAATGATCAAGGTGCCTGTTATGCAGGCAAAGATGTGTGCTAACTTTAACAAAACGAAGTTCCTGCGCAAAGGAGGGCATTGGGCATTTCATAATTTGCAGACACAACCACTACCGAGCGATCTATGCCCCACGCTTGTTTGTTTGAAATTTTTAAGCCTGGCAAGAAGCCCTTCAAGACTGTATGGGTTTCTCTGGTTTCTGAAAAATCGGTGGAATCCCACAAGCTGGAGAAAGGGCGATGAAAGGGAAAATGGTCATCCACCTGTGTCTAGAGGACGAATTTTTAGATAATTATAGGAACCTTTGCTTGCTGAGAATCCATATGGATTTCGTTATATTTCTGTGTTACGAATGGTTGAATTTCCCTTTCATAACCCGTAAAGTGGAGGAAACGTTACGGGTTTCGCTGAAATGATTTGCCATATTCAGTATCCATGTGGTTCTTGTTGTCAATTCGCTCTCACATCACCATTAGCTAGCCTCCTGGTTAGTTCAATGATAAAGCGACCGCCCCGGGAATGGTGTTGGTTTCGGGTTtgaaacaatcaatcaatcaaatcaatcaaatctttatttccaccgtgtactttacagatggaggacaacggaaaaaaagcTGCCTATAGGCGGCTTGACTAGTCCGTAGCCCGTAATGTATGGCGTGTGGCCAACAGCAAGGAAAAACAGTCACTTAACAAGTCAAAACATATTATCAGTGCAGAATAAAAGTAATACACAACAgcctgagaaaaaaaatgcaaagaaaaaaaaaatacaatacaatacaacgcCAGGATAAATGAAATTAGCTTTCTTCTACAAACATCGATCTAAGTTTTGCTAAGGAACAACCAAACAAATCATAATTAATTAACTGAAAATGGTTTAGCAACGATGGTAAAGAATAAGACAAAAGCTGTATGCCAGTATTCAAACGGGGTGTGACAACATTCCAATGCTCTCTGTGTCTTGTTTTATAGCAATGCTCATTTGTTTCCAAATGTGCTAGGGTATCTAAATTACGTATATTATTTCTCACTTCATATTTAAATCTAGAACTCAGCCGATAATAGTATAGCTTATGGGCTGTTATTATACGGGTTTTGTGGAAGAAGCCTGTGGTTGTTGCATTATACTCAGCATTGTAAACATTACGTAGATATCGTTTCTGCATAATGTAAATTTTTTGTAAATTAGAAAATGTAGTTGTACCCCAGACAAGTTGGCAATAGTTAATGTGTGAATAGAAAAGAGAATGGTAAACTAATATTTTAAGTTTTGGAGAGAGAATGTATCGCAGTCGACCGACTATACCAGTTATTCTAGCTAGTTTTGTTAATACCAAATTTACGTGAGATTCCCAAGACATGTGCGCACTAAATACAACGCCAAGGCACTTAAAGTGGTCAACAATGTCAACTGGAAGGGAATTGAGAATTATATCTGCATGAGGAGGGATAGGCTTATTTTTGGCTCGAAATATAACggcctttgttttattttcattaatCTTCATTGAGTTGAACGATGACCACTGTTGGAGTTGAACTAATGTGTTATTACAATTAGAGATAAGATAGTCAATGTTACTGCCAGAGAAAAATatggttgtgtcgtctgcatatatgatAAACATGGCATTATTATTAATGTTAACGATGTCATTTATGTAAATGTTAAACAGCAAAGGCCCCAAAATGCTGCCCTGTGGAACACCGCAATGCAGTGGCAGAACTTGTGATCGCGAGTTATTTATTTGAACAACTTGTCGCCGGTGGGACAAGTATGACCGCAGTAAATTTAACCCACATCCACGTATACCATAAATATCTAACTTACCTAACAAGACTTCATGATTGACCAAGTCAAAAGCCTTGGAAAAATCAACAAATAAACCAATTACTATTTTCTTGCTTTCAAATTCCGTTAAAAACCTGGACCAAGACCAATTTTTCGTCAGCTGAGAAGCTCTTTTCACTGAGAAATCCTTATGGATTTTTATAAAAATGTATGGCTGAGTTTTCCCTTTCATAACACCAATCACTGAACGCAATAATAATGCCATACTGGTAAAAGTGAGAAACACAATGTGCTGCATAGTACCATTTTTACTACATTGTCGCTGAAGTTCCGGCCATAGTAGCCATCATTAATATGGAATCTGTTCCATAAGTCATCAGCATTtctattaaaggagtactgacatgaatttaaaaatttttcgggttgttgctctaaatgaaagcacgggtgtcgagaaccctaaaaagagtgtcgtggtgcctggggatgcattgcatgtaTTCTTAATACCGCTTccttcaaccagcagtttcggtttcggtttcgagagggtggcttcatagtgacgtgtcaagtctgcccgtgacgtcacgggcagactgcaacccacgaaatatgcagcTGCGGTCCTTTGCtttcagtcgaacgtggttcatgatgagtgaactgtcgtccagtgcctccgacagcgatttctgtgatttaggctgcatgcagaacccagacttcgcaaaccaagtgagctgacttgaaacgtcatagggctctccatgcggtgaagctgccttgcagatgctgggagatgaaaactttaaaatcaaacttaaatatttatacgtgtttcccggatgcggtgtggggagagcgttaacactacatgccaaggaaaccaaaaacgtccgttttgctgcacttcaaaatcgtgtcagtactcctttaattgaACATAATCATGTTTCTACAGGCGCAGTTTGTGTAGCCAATCCGAGCTTCTTGTGCAACGGTCAAGCTGCAGTGAACCATTCCATTCGTCTGCACTACTTTTAAACACTCGTTAACTGGAAATAAGAAATTGCTCGCCGACACAGAGAAGTGCATAATGTACATGTTTGGGCAACACTTTAATGAATCCCAGCAATATAGGCAACTTTCTGCATGGGTTCTTTGATACATGATGTTCCCTGGATTTGTCGAATGCCTTGCATCGTTTTCTGAGCCAAATTAATAACATCGTAATTTATTTGTGGGATACAACCATGCTCATTTCCATGGATGTGACACAATCTTCATTCCCTGCACAATCCAAGGACATGTTCTGAGTGGTAGAAAGTCCCTTTAATGAATATCAAGTACATTCTTTTCTTGCGGTTTATTGCTTATATAACGAAACAGTAAATGTGTGCAAAGGCAACAATTAACCAATCTTGAGCCATATCTGCACAAAACATTGCAGGAAAACATCATTAAGCCTGCAGCATCAACAAGGACGGTTCTGCATCATGAGGTGCACAACACAGTGTGGTGCAGACACTGAAGCATGGAGCAATGATTAGTGTACAGGTGTGCCTAGGTGGGCAGGCTAACAATAGAGAGAGACCTAGCAGTGGCTAGCTGCTGTTCCACAGGGCTGCGTGTCCCAGGAGCCATGAGGTCGTGGGCACGGGTGGCTGCTTGCCCCCAATGCAGTGTTTGGCTATGCACCAAAGCCTCAAGACATGGCTGCAGATAGAGGCTGCTGGCTGCATACCAGCGAGGCAAGTCTTGTGCCAGTAGCGCCCCCTGGGTGACCAGATCGGCCCGAGCTGCCTCTAGAGCCTGTCGACATTCGCTCAGACGTGCCAGGTTGGCACCTGTTGATTCACGGCCACTCAGTCGTTCTGCGCGCTGCTCCAGGCGCAAGCACTCCTGGGCTGCCTGGTCACGCCGTTTCAGCGCTGCCTGCACCTCGGCAAACACACCCTGGTAACTGTGCACGGACAGGAGGACAAAGCACGCTAACCAAACGAAACACTGCCAGTTTTTCAGTGAGCACTACTTTGGCCAACCCGACTATAATGCTACACTACGTTAGAAGTGTGCATAAATGAAAAGCAATGGAGAATGTTTGTTTGGCATGATGGCACATACAATTCAATCAGTGCTAGCATTTGTATAATTATCCTTCTGACTTTCGCcgcttttttggggggggggggggggggggatcactattcttaaagggaccgacaactgattttgctcgacccagctttttacggcgcgacaggaagcttacccttcgtagcgtatgtagctgcagtggtttatcctaaaagcacgtagttattttataagcagtatttttcaatctgaaaggctccaaacacgcatgaaggcttgctccagcaacgctgagaattgatagcaatgccgctagttcttgtgaaagctgtcgttgttctgctttcgcaggagttactgtagctatgcttaaccacctttattttgagctttccagccatttttgaaaatagcaagctgttacaatgagatgatgtggctttatacaccttctcggtaacTGTACAgagttgtgcgcgcctgcgatccggtccctttaacattgtcggtccctttaacaaggCCCACCAAACCTATTCAAAACACAAGGCTTGTCAAGTGATGCTGCACTGAAATAGCATGCAACACATCTAATGAATTAAAGGCATGCATTTGACAGACTTGGGTAAAACTCGTTATTTTAAAAACTTAGCGCAACAATCTTCTTGGAGGGCAAGATGATGAGAGGAACAGCAGTGGTTACTAGACAGGCTTGCAAAGATCTTGTGAGTTCTTAGAAATGTAGCGCAAAGAGTGACATTTTCTGGCATTTTTAAGAATGTACCATAACTATAAAGAATGCGGCCTATGTAGGTTTTTAATGGCAAAGTATTCATCAGTGTAGCATGATTTTTTCTTGCCACCTGCGATCTGTTTTACAGTTTTTGTGAGCTGTAGCTTCAGTTTCATCATAAACGGTTGAAATGAAGAATTTGCCTGAAAGGACCTGGCAATCCTATAGACCTcgagagctggtatggtggcgctgctgctctcgccctctatcgggatTGTCGCCTAtgggcccgtctgcatgtttcaaggcggtggctatggttgcggcggccgctgttctccaaaaACGGCCgccgcagttcttttttttctgtctgcgtgtgtaaatacgctgtgctaacttatgtttatttgttgttcttcccgtctgaaaaacctctcaaactacagccgtttaaagctgtagccgaaaaaccagcatgcagcgactcttgttaacgtaagcattcaaaaaaacttcgtcccctttttgcctcaagccattcgagaagtccttcttttcgctgaaaactgAACTGCAAGCcctattaacaaaaaaaaaaaaaaaaaaaaaagaagaaaaagaaaaaagagaaaccccccccacacacacaaacacgctcacaacgcacacacacacaggcgagcgcgcacacacactttacagacagtgagagtgcaagcgcccatcagttcgtcactggttgtcgtctgctaggaaagcgcatcgccagccttGGCCGTCAGCCCgtgcgtgaacgtgaggacaagcAGCGACGActgtgtgttgttctgcggtttccgtaggattgaaactgcaataacgtgtgtttcaaaaggagttcttggtcgcttggtccgaagttgcacgcgagtggtcaatgtgtggtctgaaagaagaattgatgtgcgcgatggaatcttccgacattattgggaaatgcagagtgcaattgaaaaccgtggactacgacaTACGAGTGGAGATGaccttttgatttttcagtgctctatgtgtgctgagccataccaaactgttttcgttcccaacgaagaggacgcggcaaatgcgtgtctgattccgcaccggctacctgtgctcgccgctctggctggcaagaaatcacgcgtgagagcagaagacgcagacaggcacattgcccctctaggtggccgttgtcagcctgctatcttcctatttctttgtgaccttgtaagcttgtgtatacacttaaaataaataataaaaggcgaaaaaaaaaaaaaaacgcatgagagtggggacacttatggacggaattcgaggcgttgcttacgcagccccgcacagctacggtagagttgtctttcatatTCGTCagacttctgaggtaacccgcagaatttcaAAGCTAGCTGCTTCCAAatggtgttcctacagctgttgtgccagccatgcacgcagaagtacgaaaaagtaccgaactactgcgacgtttttacgtcctttcggcgaggagccctgtgtttctaccgtgactgtgcgcccgggagcaacaaacgacaatcccaacttTTGCGCCGCGCGCgtctggtggcgctgcctgttcggttcaaagctgcagagCACTAGGCCTCTAGTGACGTTCGGCACCTCAACAGGGAACACATTGCTGTGGCACAACACAGTGAATTCTTTTACCACTGTGTAACCATGAATGAGGCTATTGCCTTGGAAAAAGGAGGCAGCTTTATTTTGGTGGAGTCAAGAATTGAGGAATGTCTCTGCATGCCTGGCTGATCATCCCAGGTACATGTAGGTGCCACTGTGCTTCTGATGGAGCCAGCCTAGCTCCAAAGCATCAGGCTTATTGGCCTAACGAATCCCACAAAACACGTGTTTCATGAATGTGAAGTCCGAAAATAATACAGCTATGGTGGCATCTAGCGCAATACTATAAGGGCTTGCTATcgatttcaaagcattttttagAAGAGCTGTCAACATGCACTGTACACTTGTTGCCAAAGAAATGTACTTACCGTTTAAGAGGGTCCACTAAGCAACGTCTGATGGCCACAAGCTGCAAAAAATGTTGGCCAATTTAGTGCAATGAATATTCCACACACTGCATTACTTTACAGTGTAGTGGTTCAAGGTCTGTTACTTGTATACACTGGTGCACATAAAAGTATTAGTGGGGAAGTCATTGCTGTGGCTTATGCAATGCAGAATTGTGGCTGTTGTCAATCATTAATCAGTGTAATGAATGGCCACTAATGTAAAGGCATGGCATGCAAGAAAATTACGCAACAATCCCAGCACGGAAGCCACTGCAGCAGTGAATGCGAGTATCTAGTGTCACTGCTGACTGAACCTGAACTTGGTGCTCACATGGTCATCGACGGCCGTGTCCATAGACGACGCAAAGCCGAGCCATTCTTCGACCAGACGGCGCAGCTCGGGACTCTCGTGGCACAGTTCGCCACTCGCCAGGTCGCTGCTCATTTTTTTCTCGCAGTGGTACAGGGCTAGAAAAGCATTCGGCGACAGTTGGAACCGATGCGAGCGCTGCAGATAACGAGCACCATACCCAGCATCGTGTCCTCGTACTTCTTCGCATCGTTGTGGAGTTTCTTCGTATCCCTCTCGAGTCTGCGTGTATCGCGGCAAATGAATGTCACACCTGACCCGCTCGGTGTTCGCTCTTACCGAACGAACTTGGACACGAATTCCTCGATAGTTCTCTCGTCCTGTCGAGGGAAATAGgtgaagatgggggggggggggcaccgtgAGAAAAAGCTGCACAAGCGTCGTTTCAGTACTCACAAGCTCGGCTCCTGGAGAGCCCTTCGACGACGCCTTTGACAACCGCTTCAGTGGGTTCCTTGAAAGACGACAGAAATGTCAATCGCACTAGGTTAACTTCAGTTGCGCTAAAACTCTCACACAGTCGAAGGTCGGCGCAGCTTCTTACTTTCAAACTTCGGAAATCGCGTGTAGTCGGTAACACAGAATGCGCAGTACTGCAAAATGTTGCACTCACCAGCTCATGACCTTCTTGGCTTGAGCAACCGAATTGCGTGCATAACCGACGCAAGTGCATTTAAACTCTGAATCAAACTTATAAGAGGAACTTCGCGCTTACTTGCTCAGTCCTAATGGCTCTAGCTCTAGCTCTAGCCCCTGTGCTAGCCATTAGCGGATTGTAACCCAGTGGCACTGGGGCACTGGCTCCTCGCGCCACACTCACCACACTCAGCCAAAAAGGGGGCGGCCACTGTTGGCGCTGCGATCGATTTTGGGGTAAACGAGGGCGATATGCGTGAGGTGCTTACAGGTGGTACTCTGAACCATCTGCTTGAATGCGGCGTTCGCTTTCCAGACAGTTCTCAGTGCTGCTAATGCAGTAGCTTTTTTCGTAATGTCCTAATTATTCTGGGACCATCACGCACACTTGCCATCCACCACAGCTAATGCACCGGCGACAGCCGGCGACTCACATTTTTTTAAAGCTCTGGTTTCGTCTTTCCGTGCCGTCCGCTCCAACTTGCCTAAATTTTCTACTCGAGCTTCCTCAGGTGGTGCCACCTGCTAACAGCCGCAATGCCACTATCATCATCGTTTCTTTACTGTTGCGtgcattccttcctccatgtagcGTGGGGTTATAGTCGGGTTGTTACGGTTACCGATTTGTTTACACGGGGGAGGCGTGTTTGGTTCGTTCCTTCGCATTGTAACATCGACTCCTTTAGGAATGTTTGGTACGAATATTATCGGATGTATCAGCATTTAATGCCAATTTTTGACCATAAACATGCATGTGTGTGCTTAGAAAGTGTGGAAATTTAGGTCGCGTAGCTTGGCCTTTGCGGCGGACGTTGACCGCCTTTGATGCCTGCTCTTTCGCATGTAACCTGcacggtttttctttttctgggcaGTTCCGCGTTAGGACGATAGCGTGTTAAGACTGCGTTGTAAAAGGGGCAAGCTTCGTGTTAGAAGTGTGGAGCCGCGTGTGCTAACGCCCCTTTCGTCATAGTCCTTATTTGGGACAGCTGTAAGCGCAGTTCTTGCGTAAACCGTATGTAGCACGCATCCGAAGGTATTTTGCACTTTTCATTTGGCACGCGTGCGGATACCGCAGTTCCGAATGTATTCGTCGCGGATGTTGTCTTACCACAGCTTAGGTGAACACGGCATCGGAACACCTTGTTCGAGTAACGAAAATAGTGCGCCGAATAGCCGAACTTTGCATTTGCGGAGCAATGTTACAAAGTTATCTAAAGTGTTCCAGTTTTACCCAACGTAGGCACAATCTTACTTAACGCCTTAACCCATCCGGTCTGTTGGCAGCGAAATAAGCTCTCAGATACACGTCGCACGATTAGTTCAGATCTTCGGAATCGATGTCCATTTAATCTTTCAAGTACAGtacggcagcattttcgatggaggcaaaatgctcgaGGCTCGTGCGCACGGTAAAGAatcccaggtcgtcgaaatttccgctATCatcactacggcttctctcataatgatatcgtggttttgcgacgtagaACCCAAACTATTTACAATCGATGTACAAATGTTATACTGCAGCAGGATCAAAGCAAATTGTGCTGAGAATAGGAACAGTGCTCAATGTGTATTGATGCTCAAAGATGACCCTGTGAGGGGCATGTGTTGACAGTCATACCAGTCTAATAGAAGTCAAAGCAGCACAGGTGGACTTTAATTTTCTAGCAAACTGTGCTGTAAGGAAGGTTTGGACATGCTTTATATAAATGCTTGTATTTAATGGTGTAACTTTTGGTGTGCAGCGTGACGAGTTCATTTTAAAGCAATGCTACAAATACAGGCATTTCAATTTCACTAGATACGGTGCAGCATTGTCACAGTCCTCAAATTCTCTGTTCATAACACACTAAAACATAACTGCGTCTGTATTTAGTTTCAGTTGCATAGGCAAACCTGAAACGGGTTGCCTGAAACAAATTGTTTTAGACATGAGATGAAATGTCATGGGGCTAATGAGAAGTGGTGTGCAGCTTTAGAAGCCACTAGATACTGCAGTCTAGTATTGAGTGACTTCTACAGCAGCAGTGGATATCCCGGGCACATTGACAGAGTTGCTACCATTACACGCAAGATAAGCAGCTGTAGTACAGATAAGCAGCTATAAAGCCCACCACCCCCACCTTGGCTCCAATTCTGCAGGAGCAGCGGTTCACGAAGTCGTGCCCAGCCGAGGGCTGCTGTTCCGTGAAACCAGTGCACAGCCAGTCCTGTGCAAGCCCAAGCTGATGCCACTGCAGAGCATTAGCCTGGAGAAACTGGAGCGCCTGCAGGCTCAACAGAAGACGCAGCAACAGCAGCCACCCAAGAGTCACTAGTGCCACAGACACAAATCAACAAGTGGCCAGGCTTTTATTAAAAAATATACGGCCATCGAGGGGAGGCAGGCTGGCCCTGGAGCTGCTTTGTTCTATTGCTTTATTCAGCCCGGGGGTGACCACAGTGTCACTTGAGCGCAATTTTCTCTGCCTGTCCTGGGTTACGGGAGGGGAAACAATGGAAGACAAGCACCGGTCCAGGGGCAGAGGCCCCCCGCGCATGATATGTGACCAGCACGAGCTCCCCCGGGGGCTGGAGCCCCACCCTGCTCAAGATTCCTGCCATGGAAACCTCACTGCAGTCGTCCCAAAGAGCTACCTGCCGCCAGCTGGTTCATAGAAGGTGCCGCTGGTTTTGCATATTTGCTGGTCAGGCTCAGGTTGTCCACACTGATGTTTATACTGCCGGAGTCCACCCACGTTTTCCCACACTTTCCTTGTGGCGTTTGGCCACCTACTGGTCCCCCTAGTATGCAGGGTGCTGCTCCAGCAGGGCTTGGTGTGAGAGGTGTGCAGCCAGGGCTAGGCTGCCGCACAA includes these proteins:
- the LOC119379070 gene encoding bridging integrator 3; the protein is MSWNPLKRLSKASSKGSPGAELDERTIEEFVSKFVRLERDTKKLHNDAKKYEDTMLALYHCEKKMSSDLASGELCHESPELRRLVEEWLGFASSMDTAVDDHLVAIRRCLVDPLKRYQGVFAEVQAALKRRDQAAQECLRLEQRAERLSGRESTGANLARLSECRQALEAARADLVTQGALLAQDLPRWYAASSLYLQPCLEALVHSQTLHWGQAATRAHDLMAPGTRSPVEQQLATARSLSIVSLPT